The Prionailurus viverrinus isolate Anna chromosome B2, UM_Priviv_1.0, whole genome shotgun sequence genome contains the following window.
CCGGTGTCCGAGCTCATCACCAAGGCCGTGGCCGCCTCCAAGGAGCGCAGCGGCGTGTCCCTGGCCGCGCTCAAGAAGGCGCTGGCGGCCGCCGGCTACGACGTGGAGAAGAACAACAGCCGCATCAAGCTGGGCCTCAAGAGCCTGGTGAGCAAGGGCACCCTGGTGCAGACCAAGGGCACCGGCGCCTCGGGCTCGTTCAAGCTCAACAAGAAGGCGGCGTCCGGGGAGGCCAAGCCCAAAGCCAAGAAGGCGGGCGCGGCCAAGCCCAAGAAGGCTGCCGGGGCGGCCAAGAAAGCCAAGAAGGCCACCGGGGCCGGCACTCCCAAGAAGAGCGCCAAGAAGACCCCGAAAAAAGTGAAGAAGCCGGCGGGGGCTGCTGTCGCCAAGAAAGTGGCCAAGAGTCCGAAGAAAGCGAAGGCTGCCAAGCCGAAGAAGGCCGCCAAGAGCGCAGCTAAGGCCGTGAAGCCCAAGACCGCCAAACCCAAGGTTGCCAAGCCCAAGAAGGCTGCACCCAAAAAGAAGTAGGCTGTTGAAGAACGTCTGCTTCCGAAACCCAAAAAGGCTCTTTTCAGAGCCACCACTGATCTCAAAGAAAGAGCTGAACCTTCTAACCCTGTCCCTTTCCCCGTTTAACCTTTGGTTCTAGGTGTGGTTGGCCGCTACAGTTGACGCCAGCCGAAAAGGGGCGGCGGGGGTCTCTGCGCGGCCCTAGGGCTCGTCCCCTGCCCAGCGGTATCCCGGGTGGCCTCCCCCGCTACCTTGCGGAAGCGCTGTCCCGGAGGCGCGCACTCGCGCGCCAGCCCCGCCCCGCGCCAGGCCATCGAAAACAACCACAAATCAAGTCAGCCAGTTCCTCGGTCTCCAGGAATCCCCCGATTGGGTTGGAAAGCCGTTCAAAAGTCCCGCCCTGCTCGCGGGTTGGCCCACTGCTCCGGCCCACGCTTTTCATCGCGTGTTTTATTGGGTGGAGGCCGGCCTCTTGTGTATTCTGTGTACGTTTCGTTTCCAGTGGATTGATTGTTCCTTTTTCGCCCGGTAAGTGTGTCCCTGATCCCTCGGACACTTCCCATGGTTTGGAAAGTCCAGCTCGTGTCCGGGGACCGCCGCAGCACCCCGCCGGGGAGGAGACGGTGCGGGCGTCCGTACCGCGCGCTCCCGTGGGCCTGCCCGCGCGCTGCGGCCGCTGAGGACCGCGTCTGGACCaccgcgcggcggcggcggcggccaccCTGCCACCGGGCGCCGCTGGACCGGCGCCCTTCTGTCCCTCGCGTCATGTAACTTTGCGCAAAAGTGTGATGGGATTGGAGTGCATCACAACAACCCTTCGTCGGCCATCTTGTCCCGGCAGCGGGTCACCGAGCGTCGTTTTAGGTAGACGTCAACATCTAAACGCCGGAGATGCTTTCAACGCATTTTTGCGCGGCCGAAGTCCCAACGGTTTCTACGCGAGTAACGTACGGGTAAACCTGGGAACgtatatgcatgtgtgggggtgaAGTGATGTCTCTAACGAAGGCCTTTAGTTTATCTTCACGGCGGTATCTGCGGCTTCTTTCATACGGATGGCGTTTCTTCTGGGCAGAGGAAAGTCCAGCGTCGTGTTTTATATTCTGGTCAACACCGTTGGTTCCAGGAACCGGGGCTTCTGGAGACCCGAAGCTCAGTTCTTCGCCCATTGCCACAGCGACTGATGTAGTCGTTAAGTAACTTAGATTAATTTCCCCCCATTACCGGTAGTGACCACGGAGTTCATTCCTGCCCGCACCGTCCCTCCCAACGGAATGGGATACTTTAATGTTCGTTTTCATGTGTAGAAAGACCTCCCTTCTTTGAGAGCACAGCGCACCCGCGCGCGCGCGCATTCACGCCAAGAAAGTTTTCCCAAGGTTTGTTTCAATAATTTTTGTGTTGTCAATTTCACTTTAGAAGCAATTGAAACCCCTGTATTTTGTTACAAGGTGTAATAAATGCGTACGACTCTTccatttctgcttcctttcccctccccacctcactcccGTTGGAGATGCCAACCGTTATCATAGGCTAAATTCCATGGATACGTGGAGTAATCCTAGGTTTTCTACTTTGTCCCTTTGATCTTTCTGGCCATTTCTCCAGTGAGATCATACTGTTAAGTATTGTTCACAGCACTGTCTTCAATGCTGAGAATACATAACCCATGGTAGgtactgaaataaaaatggaatgtttGAGAAACTGAGATGTTATAACATGAATGTTTGAGAAACTGAGATGTTATAACATGACCGAGGGAAGATAGAGCTCATTCCCTGtcgttgctcttttttttttttccagaatttcctggttattctagtttttgtttatttattttgtttttcgaAATGCACTTTAAgatgcttcctccctcccacctcacctCTTCACGCTTCCattacacataaacacacacacacacacacacacacacacacacacaaacctcaaTATCCTCGTCGTTTTATTGGGATGGtgttaaatttacaaattaatttggGGAGAGGATGAGTTTTCCTGTTCAagaacattttatgttttcacatccctaccccccccccccaatattttgTACCTGTGGAGAATGTTTCAAATTTTCTGCAGACAGATCTTCATATATATTACCCTTTATTCCCAGATATCTTGTCATCTTTGTTGCTGTTGAAAATGACAACCTATGAGATTGATTCCTTTGGGGCCTGGCACACTGAAGATATCCAGTAATGGAAGGGATCTATGCCTAGTGAATGAACAACCTCTAGAACAGTCCTGTCTGTAGCCAAATtaagcaaggaagaaagaaacaggtgaatcagttttaataacataatttaggggcacctgaatggctcagtccgttaaccatctgacttctgctggggtcatcatctcatggtctgtgagtttgagccccacatcaggctcttcagatcctctgtctccctctctctctgctgctcccccactctctctctgtttctctctctctctctctctcacacacacacacacacacacacacacactcaaaaagaaatataaaaaaaaaccacataatttatttaacctaacATGTCCAAAATATTCTTGCTCagcacaaaatcaatgtaaaaatatttatgggagattttacattcttttttgtttctcgTATTATGTCTTTGGAATCTCCATGTATTTTACACAAACAGCACATCTCAGTTCCTACGTGGCTATTTCAAGAACTCACTCAACTGTACATGGCTCATGGCAGCCTTACGGACAATAAACTCTAGAATGCCCTCTGGTCCCAAATATCCTGCTCTTCTCTAGCCTCATCCTTGGTTTAAAGCTTTCATATCAGTGGGTCTTCATATACGCTGTCCTCCGTGGACCTAAACGTTTGACCTTAAAGGGGGTTGACCGGTCCAAAAGTCATTGGGCCAATATGAACCAATCAAAAATTCTCTGTTCAAAAACTGGAACTGAGTTGCAGAAATTGAGGTGACCTGATGTCAGGGGCTGGGAGGTGTATGTAGGAGACACCGGAAGGTCTGATGAATCAAAAATGCCGAATGGAGCcaagggcagaggacagaggagagaTGCATAGAGCTTCGTTCTCTGGGTTCCTAACGTGGGGATTCTGGGTCCTCTGAGCCATCCGTACTCCTGTCACTGGGGCAGGAGCCTCCCTTGGCTCAGGTTGGGTCAGGTTGCAGCAACCAGGAGACCCAATTAAGACACTTAAATTTAATCACAGTACTTGTGCTAAGTACCATAAGTACTTGTGCTAAGTACTCATGCTTTCAAGTCCACACGCTTTTTAGGTTCATATACTTACAATGGATCCTAACATTGAATGTCTCCTGCAAACATATTTGCATAGGTAAAGGGCACCCTTTTACTATTCAAATGAAATGtattcctcaaaaacaaatatttgcccTTCTCTAGTAAGGGTGAGGGGAGAGTTCACTCACAGAGAGCTAAAAGTTATCATAAAACCTCTAATTTTGCCTAGACTTTCGATAAGACCTTCAACAATATGTTTCCTTGATTTTGACCCATTCCCTCACGGGTGTCCACAAAGTTGACTGGCTTAGGTCTAATACTGTAAGCCATTCATTAGACTCTACATTGGCTGCTTTAAGCAAAAGGTCCTTGTCTTGATTTTTAGTTTATgaagtctatattttattttgacattatTAATGTTATCGTTTTCAATAATCtacttattattataaaataatattgacaACGGcaataatatattcaaataattgCCCAAACATGGCCGACTACCTAAACTTGGCAATGATTACCGCATCAACTAAATTGCTGATTGATAATTCAACATGAAAATTCATGATCTCATGTCCACGTACGATAAAAGTGTAACTCAGAAATTacaggttaggggcgcctgggtggcttggtcggttaagcgtctgacttcggctcaggtcatgatctcgcggtccgtgagttcgagccccgcgtcaggctctgtgctgacagctcagagcctgaagcctgtttcagattctgtgtctccctctctctgcccctcccctgttcatgttctgtctctctctgtctcaaaaataaataaacgttaaaaaaattaaaaaaaaaaaaaagaaaagaaaaaacagaaattacaggttattttaatgcattatacccaccttttaaaatttttctgtgcaTACACAAGTGGTCTCGTGgctgaaaaattaaatatcctATTACTTCTCGTAGGCAAATTTCTAGGTGATTCTACACCTAAGGGAAATGTAGAGAGTGACTTTGGGTTGAAATCCAGGCCAGAGATGAACAGTTGGTCCAGTAAAAGGCAAGGTGACATCATTAGAGGGTTTCAGAGTAGAGCTGGGATTTAGGGTACAGTGGGAACAACAACACTGCTGTCGAGAGCTAACATTTCCTGAGTTCTAATTTACAACATGCCAAACATTGTCGGGGAGAAGTctccattgcttttctttttgtaatgttttcttagtatttttgagacagagagaaacagagtgcaagcgggggaggggcagagagagagggagacacagaatccgaagcaggctccagactccgagctggcagcacaagagcgcgatgcggggctcaaacccaccaaccttgagatcgtgacctgagccgaagtcagacgtttaaccgactgagccacccaggcgcccctccatttcttttcaaaCACCTTCTTATCACAGCACTCTGAGGGAGGTGTCATGATTACTGAGGACTGGTGATAGTAAGAACATAGCTAGTTAGTTTCTGCTCAGTGAGCCGGTGTCTTCACCCTTTGCAGAGTAGTGCTTTTCCTCAGAAATACAATAGGAGTCACATAggttatttgaaattttctagtagccacatttcaaaaagcgaaaaggaacaagaaaaatctattttgataGTACTTTAACTCACtattatagaaatattatttcaacaagttatctaatataaaaaatactgagatttttttttttaaattctatttttcagaCAACTCTTTGAAACCTGGTACGTATTTTACACGTAAAGCTCATCTCGGTttggaccagccacatttcaagtgcttcaTAGCCatatatggctagtggctactatcTTGGATGATGTAGTTCCACAGTAACTAAATACTGTGATGAAAACACAAGCAAATACCTGCTCTGTAGTAGAATCCAGATGTTTCCAAGGAAATGATTATTCTGAGCTGGTCCTGAAGCCCAGAGAGCATCCCTGAAAGGTGATGTTTCTTCTATGCATCGTATGCATTTCCCCTCGTACTAGGCCACTGACCAGAGGACTCTGATAACAGAACATAGCCCAGGCCAGGCCACTGCATTTCCCACCCATCCACTAATCTGTGAGTCCGGGTGAGCCTTGAGGAGGAACTGGGTCTAACAATCCATTTCCAGGAAGTCTTATTGGTCCGAAGGTACTTAGTGTGTGGGTTTGGTGTGAGGTTGCTTGTCAATGATATCTATTATGAATCTGGCCAATTAAAGTAAACTCTCTTGGGCTAACGttcttcctctataaaatggagacagtgaGAGAACCTGATTTTCAGGGTTGTATTAAGAATGTCCTATAATAATGCAGGCCAATCGGTTCATGTGCTACTTACTTGACCCATGGAGAACTAGGAGACAGACTCCAACGAAAATGTGGGGACCTCTTCCATGGAACCTTCTCTAAAGGAAGATGATATTCAGCCCAGGCTAGATCAATACCGTCCTGCAATATTGTCCCAGGGAACTCACCGCGATACTGAAAATGTTCAAACTGCTCAGAATTGACTTTATCTCC
Protein-coding sequences here:
- the H1-2 gene encoding histone H1.2, which codes for MSETAPAAPAAAPPAEKAPVKKKAAKKPAGVRRKASGPPVSELITKAVAASKERSGVSLAALKKALAAAGYDVEKNNSRIKLGLKSLVSKGTLVQTKGTGASGSFKLNKKAASGEAKPKAKKAGAAKPKKAAGAAKKAKKATGAGTPKKSAKKTPKKVKKPAGAAVAKKVAKSPKKAKAAKPKKAAKSAAKAVKPKTAKPKVAKPKKAAPKKK